In a genomic window of Desulfovibrio legallii:
- the crcB gene encoding fluoride efflux transporter CrcB, translating to MFGNLLCISVGASVGAILRWLLGLGLNAVFPPIPLGTLAANCLGGYLIGLATAIFSALPGLDPHWRLLAVTGFLGGLTTFSTFTAEVGLLLQEQRLLMAAGAALLHLGGALLLFFLGLGTVGLIRSLGH from the coding sequence ATGTTCGGCAATCTGTTGTGCATCAGCGTGGGGGCTTCGGTGGGGGCCATCCTGCGCTGGCTGTTGGGGCTGGGGCTCAACGCCGTTTTCCCGCCCATCCCCCTGGGCACCCTGGCGGCCAATTGCCTTGGCGGGTACCTTATCGGCCTGGCCACGGCCATTTTCAGCGCGCTGCCCGGCCTGGATCCCCACTGGCGGCTCCTTGCGGTCACGGGCTTTCTGGGCGGGCTGACGACCTTTTCCACCTTTACGGCGGAAGTGGGCCTGCTGCTGCAGGAACAACGTTTGCTTATGGCCGCCGGGGCCGCCCTGCTCCACCTGGGCGGGGCCTTGCTGTTGTTTTTTCTGGGATTGGGCACAGTGGGCCTGATCCGTTCCTTAGGACACTGA
- a CDS encoding O-acetylhomoserine aminocarboxypropyltransferase/cysteine synthase family protein, with product MTSNTQWHFETLQVHAGQETPDPASGARAVPVYQTTSYVFADCAQAEARFNLTEAGNIYSRLTNPTVDAFERRVAALEGGVAALATASGAAAVSYALQNLARAGDHLVAAKTIYGGTYSLLAHTLPAWGVTTTFADPDKPETFAQALRPNTKAIFVESMGNPHSNIPDLEGLATLAHAHGIPLVVDNTFATPWLLRPLEHGADIVVHSATKFLGGHGAALGGVIVDGGRFDWQASGRFPQFCEPDPAYHGLQFCAAAGPAAFAVRARAILLRDLGACLAPLHAFLLLQGLETLSLRVERHVENALAVVDFLAGHPRVERVNHPSRSESPSHDRYLRYFPKGGGSIFTFEIKGGAAAARACIDRMRIFSLLANVADAKSLVIHPASTTHAQMSPTEQAAAGILPNTVRLSIGIEHKDDLIADLEQALRGA from the coding sequence ATGACTTCCAACACCCAGTGGCATTTTGAAACCCTGCAGGTTCACGCCGGGCAGGAAACCCCGGACCCGGCATCGGGCGCGCGCGCCGTGCCCGTCTACCAGACCACCTCTTACGTTTTTGCCGACTGCGCCCAGGCTGAGGCCCGCTTCAACCTTACAGAAGCGGGCAATATTTACAGCCGGCTGACCAACCCTACGGTGGACGCCTTTGAGCGCCGCGTGGCGGCCCTGGAAGGGGGCGTGGCCGCGCTGGCCACCGCCAGCGGCGCGGCGGCCGTAAGCTACGCCCTGCAGAACCTGGCCCGCGCCGGAGATCATCTGGTGGCGGCCAAAACCATCTACGGCGGCACGTACAGCCTTCTGGCCCACACGCTGCCCGCCTGGGGCGTCACAACCACCTTTGCGGATCCGGATAAGCCGGAAACCTTTGCGCAGGCTCTGCGGCCCAACACCAAGGCCATTTTTGTGGAAAGCATGGGCAACCCCCACAGCAACATCCCCGATCTGGAGGGCCTGGCCACCCTGGCGCACGCCCACGGCATCCCGCTGGTGGTGGACAATACCTTCGCCACGCCTTGGCTGCTGCGCCCCCTGGAGCACGGGGCGGACATTGTGGTGCATTCGGCCACCAAGTTTCTGGGCGGCCACGGCGCGGCTCTGGGCGGCGTCATTGTGGACGGCGGCCGGTTTGACTGGCAGGCCTCCGGGCGTTTCCCCCAGTTCTGCGAGCCGGATCCGGCCTACCACGGCCTGCAGTTTTGCGCCGCCGCCGGCCCGGCCGCCTTTGCGGTTCGGGCCAGGGCCATTCTGCTGCGCGACCTGGGGGCCTGTCTTGCGCCGCTGCACGCCTTTTTGCTTTTGCAAGGGCTGGAAACCCTCTCGCTGCGGGTGGAGCGACATGTAGAGAACGCCCTGGCAGTGGTGGATTTTCTGGCCGGGCATCCGCGTGTGGAGCGCGTCAACCACCCTTCCCGGTCGGAAAGCCCAAGCCATGACCGCTACCTGCGTTATTTCCCCAAGGGGGGCGGCTCCATCTTCACCTTTGAGATCAAAGGCGGCGCGGCAGCGGCCCGCGCCTGCATTGACCGGATGCGGATTTTTTCCCTGCTGGCCAACGTGGCGGACGCCAAATCCCTGGTCATCCATCCGGCTTCCACCACCCACGCTCAGATGTCGCCGACGGAACAGGCCGCGGCCGGCATCCTGCCCAATACTGTGCGTCTTTCCATCGGCATAGAACACAAGGACGACCTGATCGCAGATCTGGAGCAGGCCCTGCGCGGCGCGTGA
- a CDS encoding competence/damage-inducible protein A, giving the protein MRAEIISVGTELLLGHTINTDAAHVARELSALGVDLLQVQTLGDNAPRLEAALREALARAEIVITTGGLGPTDDDLTKETVARVAGVPLEEDADSLARLLEYFGSRPMSANQRKQALLPRGATAFPNAVGTAPGCAVPVGEGRWALMLPGPPSELLPMLQESVVPFLAGRGGAVIASFMVRTFGMGEGAAALRIAGLTDGANPTAATYAGDCEMFVRITAKAPDAAAARALALPAVDEVRRRLGPVVYGVNVESLEAVVVAELARQGKTVATAESCTGGLLAKRITDRPGSSQVFGYGLVTYANEAKMRLLDVPEAMLRAHGAVSPEVARTMAEHARRNYGTDFGLGITGVAGPDGGTPAKPVGLVYVALSDGQNVWLRIMRAQGRYLGRERTRRLASSHALDMLRRRLTGLPVEGDWALEEGGTAVG; this is encoded by the coding sequence ATGCGGGCGGAAATTATCTCTGTGGGCACGGAGCTTTTGCTGGGGCACACCATTAATACGGATGCGGCCCATGTGGCGCGCGAGCTTTCCGCCCTGGGCGTGGACCTGTTGCAGGTTCAGACCTTGGGGGACAACGCCCCGCGCCTGGAGGCAGCCCTGCGGGAGGCCCTCGCCCGCGCGGAAATCGTTATCACCACCGGCGGCCTGGGCCCCACGGACGACGATCTGACCAAGGAAACTGTGGCCCGCGTGGCGGGCGTCCCGCTGGAAGAAGACGCCGACAGCCTGGCCCGCCTGCTGGAGTATTTCGGCAGCCGCCCCATGTCGGCCAATCAGCGCAAGCAGGCCTTGCTGCCGCGCGGGGCCACGGCCTTCCCCAATGCCGTGGGCACGGCCCCCGGCTGCGCCGTGCCCGTGGGGGAAGGGCGCTGGGCGCTCATGCTGCCCGGCCCCCCCTCGGAACTGCTGCCCATGCTGCAGGAAAGCGTCGTCCCCTTTCTGGCCGGCAGGGGCGGCGCGGTTATTGCGTCCTTTATGGTCCGCACCTTCGGCATGGGGGAGGGCGCGGCGGCTTTGCGCATTGCCGGGCTTACGGACGGAGCCAATCCCACGGCAGCCACCTATGCGGGCGACTGCGAAATGTTCGTGCGGATAACGGCCAAAGCGCCGGACGCGGCGGCCGCCCGCGCCCTGGCCCTGCCCGCGGTGGACGAGGTGCGGCGACGTCTGGGCCCTGTGGTCTACGGCGTCAATGTGGAGAGCCTGGAGGCCGTAGTCGTGGCGGAACTGGCCCGCCAGGGCAAAACCGTGGCCACGGCGGAATCCTGCACCGGCGGTCTGCTGGCCAAAAGGATCACGGACAGGCCGGGGTCTTCGCAGGTTTTCGGCTACGGCCTTGTGACCTATGCCAACGAAGCCAAGATGCGCCTTCTGGACGTGCCTGAGGCCATGCTGCGCGCCCACGGGGCCGTAAGCCCGGAAGTGGCCCGCACAATGGCGGAGCATGCGCGGCGCAACTACGGCACGGACTTCGGCCTGGGCATTACCGGCGTGGCCGGCCCGGACGGCGGCACGCCCGCCAAGCCCGTGGGCCTCGTCTATGTGGCCCTGAGCGACGGACAAAACGTCTGGCTGCGGATCATGCGGGCGCAGGGACGGTATCTGGGGCGGGAGCGCACCCGGCGGCTGGCCTCCAGCCACGCCCTGGACATGCTCCGCCGCCGCCTTACGGGGCTGCCTGTGGAAGGCGACTGGGCCCTGGAGGAAGGCGGCACGGCGGTGGGATAG
- a CDS encoding DUF190 domain-containing protein: MQGYQIVFFTQQERSHGALSVAEWLLATARALGIKGATVSAAQGGYGRDGAYRTTRFFETGEQPVEVTMAVSPEHCRLLFERIRAEKMQIFYVKIPAEFGLTGEADATDGAE, from the coding sequence ATGCAGGGCTATCAGATCGTGTTCTTCACCCAGCAGGAGCGCAGCCACGGCGCACTGAGCGTTGCGGAATGGCTGCTGGCCACGGCCAGAGCGCTGGGCATCAAAGGGGCCACCGTAAGCGCCGCGCAAGGCGGCTACGGCAGAGACGGCGCGTACCGCACCACCCGCTTTTTTGAAACCGGCGAGCAACCCGTGGAAGTGACTATGGCCGTAAGCCCGGAGCACTGCCGCTTGTTGTTCGAGCGCATCCGGGCGGAAAAGATGCAGATCTTTTATGTGAAGATTCCTGCGGAATTCGGCCTGACCGGCGAAGCGGACGCAACGGACGGCGCGGAGTAG